CCACTGCGCGGCACGCCCGTCGAAAGGCTGATTTCGACGTCCTGGTTGCCGGTCAGGGGCGCGGTCCTCCCGCCGAAGAGGGCCGCCGAGACGCCAAAGAAGGCCACAAACGCAAACAGCGTCACCCGGCAAGCGCCTATCGGCCACTTCTTGCCGATCCAGGGCAGAAGCACCAGAAAGCAGCCAAGCAACCCGGGCACGAGCGCCGCCCCGATCCATCCTTGGTGCAGCCATGCGTCGGTGGCCTTCAGCGCGCCGTGCATCGGCCAGGCGTACCAGCTCACGGTCGCGGTCTGCATCGCGAAATCATCCGGGGTGGCGGCAAAGCCGGTTGGCGCGCCCAAGAGAATTCCCAGCGCCGCCGCCATCGCCGCCGGAAAGAACGCGATCCAGGCGGTTCCCTTCAACTTCCAGCTTCCCGGAAGCAGCAGCAGGGCGCCCAGCCCAACGAGGCACGGCAGCACCCATCGGTGCGCGAAATACCAGCCCGCAAGCGTCGGTTCGCCAAGGGCCGAGCCTTGGAGAAGAAACTCAGAGGCCGTGGGCCCCATGATCGGCAGGCGGTAGGCGACTCCCGCCTCGGCGATGGCGGTCTGAACGTCGTGACGGTCCATCGGGAGCAGGTTGCCGGTGACTTGCAGCAAAAAC
This genomic stretch from Armatimonadota bacterium harbors:
- a CDS encoding c-type cytochrome, which encodes MPDEPKTNAFAKGLSQSLIVLVLLQVGLGVLLHSRYTPNVAGAHESVSQMRNEALTRWLVGVHFWGSALLLALSALTVLALAWSGRFKESARVWYASLMVAMGAFLLQVTGNLLPMDRHDVQTAIAEAGVAYRLPIMGPTASEFLLQGSALGEPTLAGWYFAHRWVLPCLVGLGALLLLPGSWKLKGTAWIAFFPAAMAAALGILLGAPTGFAATPDDFAMQTATVSWYAWPMHGALKATDAWLHQGWIGAALVPGLLGCFLVLLPWIGKKWPIGACRVTLFAFVAFFGVSAALFGGRTAPLTGNQDVEISLSTGVPRSGDTEKPDAEMAAKGFEVFSKAGCTGCHGKNGEGAGPYPNLRKLAARNPDPVWLERFITKPDSVRPSSKMPGFKGLGAERIKQIVAWIRMPKE